A DNA window from uncultured Methanoregula sp. contains the following coding sequences:
- a CDS encoding DUF555 domain-containing protein produces the protein MPDYTVTLESAWLIKDVKSLDDAIGIAISEAGKRLNPAAKYVEVEAGMLACPYCEKELSSAIVVADTALVGLVLEMKVFRGESAEHAGRIAKSVIGKALRDIPLKILDVQEQV, from the coding sequence ATGCCGGATTATACCGTTACACTGGAATCGGCCTGGCTCATCAAGGATGTCAAATCCTTGGATGACGCCATCGGGATCGCCATCAGCGAGGCAGGCAAACGCCTGAACCCGGCTGCAAAATACGTTGAAGTGGAAGCGGGCATGCTTGCCTGCCCCTATTGCGAGAAGGAACTCTCCAGCGCCATTGTCGTTGCCGACACCGCTCTTGTGGGTCTCGTTCTCGAGATGAAAGTCTTCCGGGGAGAATCGGCCGAACATGCAGGCCGGATTGCAAAATCCGTTATCGGGAAAGCGCTGCGGGACATCCCCTTGAAAATACTGGATGTGCAGGAACAGGTATGA
- a CDS encoding ABC transporter ATP-binding protein, whose translation MGDLEIRNLNQSFLREDGSRLIVLDNLNFEVKDKEFICILGSSGCGKTTLLRLIAGLDEAQDGSIIIDGEEIKGQNPKVGMVFQEYSLFPWRTVIDNIAFGLEMRGVSKEDRYMVAEWYLDLVNLAQFRDSYPSELSGGMRQRVAVARALTLDPVLLLMDEPFGALDAQTRNKLQQELLQIWEKTKKMIVFITHSVDEAVYLSDRIIVMTPRPGRICKIFPVPLPRPRDRTSVEFAQVRRDVLDLINQNCSIQ comes from the coding sequence ATGGGCGATCTTGAGATCCGAAACCTGAACCAGTCCTTCCTGCGGGAGGACGGGAGCCGGCTTATTGTCCTGGACAACCTCAACTTCGAAGTGAAGGACAAGGAATTCATCTGCATCCTCGGCTCATCCGGCTGCGGGAAGACAACGCTGCTGCGCCTTATCGCCGGCCTTGACGAAGCGCAGGATGGGTCGATCATCATCGATGGAGAGGAGATAAAGGGCCAGAACCCGAAGGTGGGCATGGTCTTCCAGGAATATTCCCTCTTCCCGTGGAGAACGGTCATCGACAACATCGCATTCGGCCTCGAGATGAGAGGGGTGTCAAAGGAGGATCGGTATATGGTTGCCGAATGGTACCTCGATCTCGTCAACCTCGCGCAGTTCCGGGACAGTTACCCGTCAGAACTCTCCGGAGGGATGCGCCAGCGGGTGGCCGTTGCCCGGGCGCTCACGCTCGACCCGGTCCTGCTCCTCATGGACGAGCCGTTCGGAGCCCTCGATGCCCAGACCCGGAACAAGCTCCAGCAGGAGCTGCTCCAGATCTGGGAGAAGACAAAAAAGATGATCGTCTTCATCACGCACAGCGTGGATGAAGCGGTCTATCTGTCGGACCGGATCATTGTCATGACGCCCCGCCCGGGCAGGATCTGCAAGATCTTCCCGGTGCCGCTGCCCCGGCCCCGGGACCGGACAAGCGTAGAGTTCGCGCAGGTCCGGCGCGATGTTCTCGATCTTATAAACCAGAACTGCTCTATCCAGTAA
- a CDS encoding ABC transporter permease encodes MRNAKENRASWLFGAFALVLALVMWQIVAQFIIRSPFILPAPTDVVAAFASLLNHGTILLDIQASLIHFAIGLGLALIVGIPLGIAMGWYHRFDAFIDPIVELLRPIPPLAWIPFAIIWFGLTAFSGGFIIFVGAVFPVIINTYSGLRGVPRIFVEAGKMLGCTKDRDLIRYIAFPAALPSIVAGIRIATGVGWMCLVAAELFGVSNYGLGQKLWWYYNLHQMDSVVVYMIILGLIGLAFDMAFRFCIERLFLKWRTGEVA; translated from the coding sequence ATGAGAAACGCAAAAGAGAATCGGGCGAGCTGGCTGTTTGGCGCGTTTGCACTCGTGCTTGCACTCGTCATGTGGCAGATTGTTGCCCAGTTCATCATCCGCTCCCCGTTCATTCTTCCCGCCCCGACGGATGTTGTCGCAGCCTTTGCAAGCCTACTCAATCACGGCACGATTCTCCTCGACATCCAGGCAAGTCTCATCCACTTTGCAATCGGGCTCGGCCTGGCGCTCATCGTGGGCATTCCGCTGGGGATCGCGATGGGGTGGTACCACCGGTTCGATGCCTTCATCGATCCCATTGTCGAACTGCTCCGTCCCATCCCCCCGCTCGCATGGATCCCGTTCGCCATCATCTGGTTTGGCCTGACTGCATTCTCGGGAGGATTCATCATCTTCGTCGGGGCGGTCTTCCCGGTCATCATCAACACGTACAGCGGCCTGCGGGGCGTCCCCCGGATCTTTGTCGAGGCAGGAAAGATGCTCGGGTGTACGAAAGACCGGGACCTGATACGGTATATTGCATTCCCGGCAGCTCTGCCATCAATCGTTGCCGGTATCCGGATCGCCACCGGCGTAGGATGGATGTGCCTTGTGGCTGCCGAACTCTTCGGGGTCTCGAACTACGGCCTTGGCCAGAAACTCTGGTGGTACTATAATCTCCACCAGATGGACAGTGTCGTTGTCTACATGATCATACTCGGGCTTATCGGCCTGGCATTCGATATGGCGTTCCGGTTTTGCATCGAGCGGCTGTTCCTGAAATGGCGGACCGGGGAGGTGGCATGA
- a CDS encoding helix-turn-helix domain-containing protein — protein sequence MVQIDPIDRLMRAALISDEEFVRALDDLLHRDLRISIRELSEKSGIAQSSLYKILHGKRSPNLSTLRGIIHAIRQFYRTGEGEFIGLIVARPVLETIEERTADVDSRHVKIREYPVHTMEDAIVAAVRAEREGAVAIVCAPIVSSVIEQLVHIPVATIIPKESVQRAIELAARKAWL from the coding sequence ATGGTACAGATCGATCCAATAGACCGGCTCATGCGCGCCGCTCTCATATCGGACGAGGAGTTTGTCAGGGCACTGGATGATCTCCTTCACCGGGATCTCCGGATCAGTATCCGGGAATTGTCGGAGAAGAGCGGGATAGCCCAGAGTTCGCTCTATAAGATCCTCCATGGGAAACGGTCCCCCAATCTATCCACCCTGCGGGGAATTATTCATGCAATCCGGCAGTTCTACCGGACGGGCGAGGGCGAATTCATCGGCCTCATCGTGGCAAGGCCGGTTCTTGAGACCATCGAAGAGAGGACTGCCGATGTGGATTCACGCCATGTAAAAATCCGGGAATACCCGGTCCACACCATGGAAGATGCGATCGTTGCAGCGGTCAGGGCGGAACGCGAAGGCGCTGTAGCAATCGTATGTGCCCCGATTGTGTCGAGCGTGATCGAACAGCTCGTCCATATCCCGGTGGCAACGATCATCCCGAAGGAATCGGTCCAGCGGGCAATCGAACTGGCCGCACGCAAGGCGTGGCTTTAA
- the gatE gene encoding Glu-tRNA(Gln) amidotransferase subunit GatE, with protein MDYKALGLVAGIEIHQQLDTQRKLFCNCPTMLREVQEHDGEFFRYLRATVSEMGEIDRAAKEEMKNNRKFLYYTYDTTCLVENDEEPPAPLNNEALDVCLTIAKMFSMIPVPQLHIMRKLVIDGSNTSGFQRTALVAFNGRLPNGGEIETICLEEEAAQRVKDEVFSLDRLGIPLVEITTSPCMHTPEEVQSVAEYIGMVLRSTGKVKRGIGTIRQDVNISIASGARVEIKGVQELDLIAEVVRREVQRQQNLLFVRDELRARGATIAGAAGQDITALFKETKSAVLKKAKKIHAVTIKGFAGLVGREIQPERRLGSEMSDYAKKCGVGGIFHTDELPAYGVTAEEVVMLRSHMNAGDADCVILVAGANEKQATCAILQVLTRAGIALSDKPVPEETRKMLETGSTAYMRPLPGAARMYPETDVLPVLIGDDRWSAVTVPELLTAKAERFSREYGIEKNYALQLAGSEKLPLFDRAQKEGIKPKLAAFTLLSTVTELRREGVEVRLVSDDAYLAIWHAVESGKAAKEAVPDLIRSIAEGSTVEAALAKLGPSVSRAELETIVRKIISDRSDFVAEKGKAALGPLMGVVMAEVRGSVDGKVVSEILRKEIESAAAGKKP; from the coding sequence ATGGATTATAAGGCGCTCGGCCTTGTGGCCGGCATCGAGATCCACCAGCAGCTGGATACGCAGAGGAAACTTTTCTGCAACTGCCCGACAATGCTTCGGGAAGTGCAGGAGCATGACGGGGAATTCTTCCGGTACCTCCGGGCAACGGTCAGCGAGATGGGGGAGATCGACCGGGCTGCAAAGGAAGAGATGAAGAACAACCGGAAATTCCTGTATTACACCTACGACACGACCTGCCTTGTCGAGAACGACGAGGAGCCACCGGCTCCCCTGAACAACGAGGCACTTGATGTCTGCCTCACGATTGCGAAGATGTTCTCGATGATACCGGTCCCGCAGCTGCACATCATGCGCAAGCTTGTCATCGACGGCTCGAACACGAGCGGGTTCCAGAGGACTGCGCTCGTTGCCTTCAACGGCAGACTGCCAAACGGCGGGGAGATCGAGACCATCTGCCTTGAGGAAGAGGCGGCACAGCGGGTAAAAGACGAGGTCTTCAGCCTTGACCGGCTCGGGATCCCGCTCGTCGAGATCACCACCTCGCCCTGTATGCACACTCCCGAAGAGGTGCAGTCGGTTGCAGAATATATCGGCATGGTGCTCCGCTCCACCGGGAAAGTCAAGCGCGGGATCGGGACGATCCGGCAGGATGTCAATATCTCGATTGCCTCGGGCGCCCGGGTCGAGATAAAAGGCGTGCAGGAACTCGATCTCATTGCAGAAGTGGTCCGGCGCGAGGTACAGCGGCAGCAGAACCTTCTTTTTGTCCGCGACGAGCTCCGGGCCCGGGGTGCAACCATTGCCGGTGCAGCCGGACAGGACATCACCGCACTTTTCAAAGAGACCAAATCTGCGGTCCTGAAGAAAGCAAAGAAGATCCATGCCGTAACCATCAAAGGGTTTGCCGGGCTTGTGGGCCGGGAGATCCAGCCCGAGCGCAGGCTCGGGAGCGAGATGTCCGATTATGCCAAGAAGTGCGGGGTCGGGGGCATCTTCCACACGGACGAGCTGCCGGCCTATGGCGTAACTGCTGAAGAAGTTGTCATGCTGCGATCCCATATGAACGCCGGAGATGCAGATTGTGTCATCCTCGTTGCCGGCGCAAACGAGAAGCAGGCTACGTGTGCGATCCTGCAGGTGCTCACCCGGGCTGGCATTGCTCTCTCGGATAAACCGGTTCCGGAAGAGACGAGAAAGATGCTCGAAACCGGAAGCACCGCGTACATGCGGCCGCTGCCGGGCGCAGCCCGCATGTACCCGGAGACGGACGTGCTGCCGGTGCTCATCGGGGACGATCGCTGGTCGGCGGTTACCGTTCCGGAGCTGCTCACGGCAAAGGCTGAGCGTTTCTCCCGCGAGTACGGGATCGAGAAGAATTACGCACTGCAACTGGCAGGATCCGAGAAGCTTCCCCTCTTCGACCGGGCGCAGAAAGAAGGGATCAAGCCGAAGCTTGCCGCCTTCACCCTGCTCTCGACGGTAACCGAGCTGCGACGGGAAGGCGTTGAGGTCCGGCTGGTTTCCGACGATGCGTATCTTGCCATCTGGCACGCGGTTGAATCCGGGAAAGCAGCAAAAGAGGCAGTGCCGGATCTTATCCGGAGCATTGCAGAAGGAAGCACAGTCGAGGCCGCGCTTGCAAAACTCGGGCCTTCCGTTTCCCGGGCCGAACTCGAGACCATTGTCCGGAAGATCATTTCCGACCGGTCGGACTTTGTTGCCGAGAAAGGAAAAGCCGCTCTCGGCCCCCTCATGGGCGTTGTCATGGCCGAAGTGCGGGGATCGGTTGATGGCAAAGTGGTCAGCGAGATCCTAAGAAAAGAGATTGAATCCGCAGCTGCCGGAAAAAAACCATAA
- a CDS encoding ABC transporter substrate-binding protein, with protein sequence MKMMRMTAIAFIAIALILLTAGCTQPAATTGTTTPSATPAPVKELRIGYQPSTHQMAEIIAMEKGWWQQDLAPLGVQNVSDKLFPTGAPEMQAMLAGDIDVAYVGAAPVLSAVSTGLDAKIIAGVNTQGSDLVVRNNLDYKGPQSLKGLTVATFQAGTIQDTVLRNWLTKNNITPDKDVIIKGMNGGDAVTALAAGKVDAIFLPTPSPSTVVNQGSGKIVAHSGEMYPNHTCCVLVVSGKLIREHPEIVRQIIKTNDKAVLYNQQNPDEAAQIYATKTGAKLADVKDSLKEWDGNWASDPNVIVAPVLDYAKIQYDLGYLKKPLTQDQLFDLSFYKQG encoded by the coding sequence ATGAAAATGATGAGAATGACAGCAATTGCATTCATCGCCATTGCCCTGATACTGCTCACCGCCGGCTGCACCCAGCCCGCGGCAACTACCGGTACAACAACCCCGTCCGCAACACCGGCTCCGGTCAAGGAACTCCGGATCGGGTACCAGCCCAGCACCCACCAGATGGCAGAGATCATCGCCATGGAGAAAGGATGGTGGCAGCAGGACCTTGCACCGCTCGGGGTCCAGAATGTCAGCGACAAGCTCTTCCCGACCGGTGCACCCGAGATGCAGGCCATGCTCGCCGGGGACATTGATGTGGCCTATGTTGGCGCAGCACCGGTCCTGAGCGCGGTCTCCACCGGGCTCGATGCAAAGATCATAGCCGGTGTCAACACCCAAGGGTCCGATCTCGTAGTCCGGAACAATCTCGATTACAAGGGCCCACAGAGCCTCAAAGGCTTAACGGTCGCGACCTTCCAGGCCGGCACCATCCAGGACACCGTCCTGCGCAACTGGCTCACCAAGAACAACATCACCCCCGACAAGGATGTCATCATCAAGGGAATGAACGGCGGCGATGCGGTCACCGCACTGGCTGCCGGCAAGGTCGATGCAATCTTCCTGCCCACCCCGTCCCCGAGCACGGTTGTCAACCAGGGAAGCGGAAAGATCGTTGCCCACTCGGGTGAGATGTATCCCAATCACACCTGCTGCGTGCTCGTTGTCAGCGGCAAGCTGATCCGGGAACACCCGGAGATTGTCCGGCAGATCATCAAGACAAATGACAAGGCCGTTTTGTACAACCAGCAGAATCCCGACGAGGCTGCACAGATCTATGCAACCAAGACCGGTGCGAAACTGGCAGATGTCAAGGATTCCTTAAAGGAATGGGACGGCAACTGGGCATCGGATCCCAATGTCATCGTAGCGCCCGTGCTTGACTATGCAAAGATCCAGTACGATCTCGGTTACCTCAAGAAACCCTTAACCCAGGACCAGCTCTTCGATCTGAGCTTCTACAAACAGGGATAA
- the gatD gene encoding Glu-tRNA(Gln) amidotransferase subunit GatD, protein MYCDYGGKKRNGVYITERDGMAVVKLDSGYNVGVSPAACSLVTRSPPSAVKKTDVTQNKSLPNLAIVSTGGTIASRIDYRTGSVTSQFDASDILTAIPELAEIANYRTIPLATILSENMTPAIWQDLARAVSDEIKGGAQGIIVTHGTDTMAYSAAALSFMIDTPVPIVFVGSQRSADRPSSDNAMNAACAAAAATSDLGEVAVVMHATTNDDCCAIHRGTRVRKMHTSRRDAFRSLGMDPIGTVAYPSREVTLAPGAVRRGTRKLALRDKIEPHCALVQFYPGMAPELLKAYEGYAGLVIAGTGLGHTSTALIPQLKHLADSGTLIVMTSQCMHGRVCDRVYDTGRDLLAAGVIEGGDMLPEAALVKLMWVLANEKDKKKAAVLMQEDLKGECTRRSAHGL, encoded by the coding sequence ATATACTGCGATTACGGCGGGAAGAAGAGGAACGGCGTTTATATCACCGAGCGGGACGGTATGGCGGTTGTCAAGCTGGATTCCGGCTACAATGTCGGGGTGAGCCCGGCAGCCTGCTCCCTGGTTACCCGGAGCCCTCCGTCAGCGGTAAAGAAAACTGACGTGACCCAGAACAAGAGCCTCCCGAACCTGGCCATCGTCTCGACCGGCGGAACGATCGCGAGCCGGATCGATTACCGGACCGGCTCGGTCACGAGCCAGTTCGATGCCAGCGACATCCTGACCGCGATTCCCGAACTTGCAGAGATCGCCAATTACCGCACCATCCCCCTTGCAACCATCCTCTCCGAGAACATGACTCCTGCGATCTGGCAGGATCTGGCCCGGGCGGTATCTGATGAGATCAAAGGCGGTGCGCAGGGTATCATCGTCACCCACGGTACCGACACCATGGCCTACAGCGCAGCAGCGCTCAGTTTCATGATCGACACCCCCGTCCCCATAGTCTTTGTCGGGTCCCAGCGCTCGGCCGACCGTCCCTCAAGCGACAATGCGATGAACGCGGCCTGCGCTGCGGCAGCAGCAACGAGCGATCTTGGTGAAGTTGCCGTTGTGATGCACGCGACCACGAACGATGACTGCTGCGCCATCCACCGGGGCACCCGGGTGCGCAAGATGCACACCTCCCGGCGCGATGCATTCCGGAGTCTCGGCATGGATCCCATCGGAACGGTTGCCTATCCGTCACGGGAAGTGACACTCGCACCCGGTGCAGTCCGGCGCGGGACGCGAAAACTTGCACTCCGCGACAAGATCGAGCCGCACTGCGCCCTTGTACAATTCTACCCGGGCATGGCACCGGAACTCCTGAAAGCCTACGAAGGTTATGCCGGTCTTGTCATTGCCGGGACCGGTCTCGGGCATACCAGCACGGCGCTCATCCCGCAGCTGAAACACCTTGCCGATTCGGGCACTCTCATTGTTATGACATCGCAGTGTATGCACGGCCGGGTCTGCGACCGGGTGTACGATACCGGGCGCGACCTGCTCGCTGCCGGAGTGATCGAAGGTGGCGACATGCTTCCCGAGGCTGCGCTTGTCAAGCTGATGTGGGTGCTTGCAAACGAGAAGGACAAAAAGAAGGCAGCCGTCCTGATGCAGGAAGATCTCAAAGGGGAATGCACGCGGAGGAGCGCCCATGGATTATAA
- a CDS encoding diphthine--ammonia ligase: MSWASLTSGGKDSILSCQKALDSGKDVRYLVTARPKNPDSYMFHSANLDAVPVIARVAGMEYVEIATHGRKEEELADLEAGLAALDIEGVIAGAVASVYQAERVKTICNRLGLRLFTPLWHMGTVSLVREVADRLDARIVVTAAEGLDESYLGARFDAALIARLEKVAASYRINIAGEGGEYESLTLNAPFYSRPVTYTTSEVRSAVGRHELVLGGFA, from the coding sequence ATGAGCTGGGCATCACTCACATCCGGGGGAAAAGATTCGATCCTTTCCTGCCAGAAAGCACTGGACTCGGGAAAGGACGTGCGGTACCTGGTGACTGCCCGGCCAAAGAATCCCGATTCCTACATGTTCCACTCGGCAAACCTCGATGCGGTACCCGTCATCGCCCGCGTTGCCGGTATGGAGTACGTGGAGATCGCAACCCACGGGCGAAAAGAAGAGGAACTCGCCGACCTTGAAGCAGGCCTTGCAGCGCTCGATATCGAGGGAGTGATCGCAGGCGCGGTCGCTTCCGTGTACCAGGCCGAACGGGTCAAAACCATCTGCAACCGGCTGGGTCTTAGGCTCTTCACCCCCCTCTGGCACATGGGTACCGTCTCCCTTGTCCGGGAGGTTGCCGACCGGCTCGATGCCCGGATCGTCGTCACCGCCGCCGAAGGTCTTGATGAAAGTTACCTTGGCGCCCGGTTCGATGCTGCCCTCATCGCCCGTCTGGAAAAAGTGGCAGCATCCTACCGGATCAATATTGCCGGCGAGGGTGGCGAATACGAGAGCCTCACGCTCAATGCACCCTTCTATTCCCGGCCGGTAACGTATACAACCTCGGAAGTCCGGTCAGCGGTTGGCCGGCACGAACTCGTTCTCGGAGGATTTGCCTGA
- a CDS encoding DUF5350 domain-containing protein, which yields MGKTGTTLWAQVKGVKGQIRLVPKKEGEGKTPGPNQRFKAGANVKQVDQMAEAMGGQRGGGRRGGRRGGDRSGGSGMNESTANPMIRRRMKRAKVSALGAKAKSSR from the coding sequence ATGGGTAAAACAGGTACAACCCTCTGGGCACAGGTTAAAGGCGTGAAAGGACAGATCCGGCTCGTGCCGAAGAAAGAAGGCGAAGGAAAGACTCCGGGCCCGAACCAGCGGTTCAAGGCAGGCGCGAACGTCAAGCAGGTCGACCAGATGGCAGAAGCCATGGGCGGACAGCGCGGTGGCGGACGGCGTGGCGGCAGGCGCGGCGGCGACCGGTCCGGTGGATCCGGCATGAACGAGTCAACGGCAAACCCGATGATCCGCCGGCGCATGAAGCGGGCAAAAGTCTCTGCTCTCGGTGCAAAGGCAAAGTCCTCCCGGTAA
- a CDS encoding nitroreductase family protein: MDSSDFSGFLSSRTSVREYGDEPLTKEETDFILSCASTAPSAGNLEAWDVVVVTDEESRLALAEAAFGQVHLERSATVFVVCANYVRSMSRYGERGILYAVEDATIACTYMMLAAHARKIHTCWTGAFDEDEVREILGLPQHVRPIALLAAGKGDVKTSLTERMPTGEHVHREEW; encoded by the coding sequence ATGGACTCCTCTGATTTCTCCGGCTTCCTCTCCAGCCGTACTTCGGTCCGAGAGTACGGGGACGAGCCGCTGACCAAGGAAGAGACCGACTTTATCCTGTCCTGCGCAAGCACTGCGCCGAGCGCCGGCAACCTGGAAGCCTGGGATGTTGTCGTTGTCACGGACGAGGAGAGCCGGCTTGCGCTTGCTGAGGCGGCGTTCGGCCAGGTGCACCTGGAACGATCTGCAACCGTCTTTGTGGTCTGTGCCAACTATGTCCGCTCGATGTCGCGCTATGGCGAGCGGGGAATTCTCTATGCAGTGGAGGACGCGACGATCGCCTGCACGTACATGATGCTTGCCGCCCATGCACGAAAGATTCACACGTGCTGGACCGGGGCATTTGACGAGGACGAGGTCCGGGAGATCCTCGGCCTTCCGCAGCACGTCCGCCCGATTGCACTGCTTGCAGCGGGAAAGGGCGATGTAAAGACCAGCCTGACGGAACGGATGCCGACAGGAGAACATGTGCACCGCGAAGAGTGGTGA
- the argH gene encoding argininosuccinate lyase, whose protein sequence is MRTDVVRRGRLSGERTGDMMHFLSSMQADRHIADADLLVDIAHVLMLDKQKIIEKEITEQLVPALLELVDSGIPEEVFDERFEDVHAGIEALIIEAAGPEAGGRMHMGRSRNDEVATCIRIRLREELLGLMEEVLAVREVLVTLAKEHTGSVMPGFTHLQYAQPTTLAHHLLAYEQAFSRDFDRLRDTYARVNLSPLGAAAFASTGYPIDREYTSSLLGFDGLVINTMDAVATRDFALESLADLSILMTNTSRLAEELIVWSTSFAKFVTLDDAFCSTSSIMPQKKNPDTAEILRAKTGSVFGAFSAALVIVKGLPLSYNRDLQELTPNIWRGMQDARICLRLLAGMLASARFDTKRMGEEAGKGFSTATELADTLVRSYEIPFRTAHNIVGRAVQKGDLTLSTLEAAAKEVGPGISLKKKGLTQKEIDHALDVTYSVSIRNAPGGPSPAATRAAVAVCGRRLKADSALTCKTLENLGKARTNLITKARRRIA, encoded by the coding sequence ATGCGAACCGATGTAGTGAGAAGGGGGCGCCTGTCCGGTGAACGGACCGGTGATATGATGCATTTTCTGTCCTCCATGCAGGCCGACCGCCATATTGCCGATGCAGACCTGCTCGTGGATATTGCCCATGTCCTGATGCTGGACAAACAGAAGATCATCGAAAAAGAGATCACGGAACAGCTGGTTCCTGCTCTTCTTGAACTGGTTGACAGCGGTATTCCTGAGGAAGTGTTCGACGAACGCTTCGAGGATGTCCACGCAGGGATTGAGGCGCTCATCATCGAAGCTGCCGGTCCCGAAGCCGGTGGCCGGATGCATATGGGCCGGTCCCGCAACGATGAGGTTGCCACCTGCATCCGGATACGCCTGCGCGAAGAACTGCTCGGCTTGATGGAAGAGGTCCTCGCGGTGCGGGAAGTTCTCGTCACCCTTGCAAAAGAGCACACCGGATCCGTCATGCCGGGATTCACCCATCTTCAGTACGCCCAGCCGACAACGCTCGCCCATCACCTCCTGGCCTACGAGCAGGCCTTCTCCCGCGACTTCGACCGGCTGCGGGACACGTACGCCCGCGTCAATCTCTCCCCACTCGGGGCAGCTGCCTTCGCCTCCACCGGCTACCCGATTGACCGGGAATACACGTCATCCCTTCTCGGCTTCGACGGTCTTGTCATCAATACGATGGACGCTGTCGCAACCCGGGATTTTGCACTTGAGTCCCTTGCCGATCTCTCGATCCTCATGACGAACACGAGTCGGCTCGCGGAGGAACTGATCGTCTGGAGCACCTCGTTTGCAAAATTCGTCACCCTTGACGATGCGTTCTGCTCCACATCGTCCATCATGCCCCAGAAGAAGAACCCGGATACCGCGGAGATCCTGCGGGCCAAGACCGGCTCGGTCTTCGGCGCATTCTCTGCAGCCCTCGTGATCGTAAAAGGCCTTCCCCTGAGTTACAACCGCGATCTCCAGGAGCTCACCCCGAATATCTGGCGCGGGATGCAGGACGCCAGGATCTGCCTGCGGCTCCTTGCAGGCATGCTTGCAAGCGCACGGTTCGACACGAAGCGGATGGGCGAGGAGGCCGGAAAAGGGTTCTCGACCGCCACCGAGCTTGCCGATACGCTCGTGCGGTCCTACGAGATCCCGTTCCGGACCGCCCACAACATTGTCGGGAGAGCAGTCCAGAAGGGCGATCTCACGCTTTCGACCCTTGAGGCAGCGGCAAAGGAGGTCGGACCGGGGATCTCCTTGAAGAAAAAAGGGCTCACCCAGAAGGAGATCGATCATGCTCTCGATGTGACGTATTCCGTCTCCATCAGGAACGCACCCGGCGGTCCGTCTCCTGCGGCAACCAGGGCAGCTGTTGCTGTGTGTGGGAGGAGACTGAAAGCGGACTCCGCCCTTACCTGCAAAACACTGGAAAACCTGGGAAAAGCCCGGACCAATCTCATAACCAAAGCCCGGAGGCGGATAGCATAA
- a CDS encoding carbohydrate kinase family protein: protein MIHVVGHTAIDHISKVAHLPEKNCSTHITDRQIYYGGGAANIAAGIATLGGNTTLHSCVGGDFYGSDYDAWMKKLGVSQQFFVVPEAHTPTAFMFTDEAGAQMTFFEWGASKAFATAEPPALPFVHMATADPEFNCRVAEKSEFASFDPGQDVFWYTKEQLETLLDNIDILFANQHEIEHMCRTLGTSRDSIVSRVKMAIFTMSGDGSTLYTGGKEHFIPVVPVMLADPTGAGDSYRAGFLTAYVNGYSPLTSCKIGTVTASFVVEHVGCQTHLPTWEQMTGRYRQHFGELARP from the coding sequence ATGATCCATGTTGTCGGGCATACGGCCATCGACCATATCTCCAAGGTTGCGCACCTGCCCGAGAAGAACTGCTCGACCCACATCACGGACCGGCAGATCTATTACGGCGGCGGGGCTGCAAACATTGCCGCGGGCATAGCAACCCTTGGCGGGAATACCACGCTTCACTCCTGCGTTGGCGGGGATTTTTATGGCAGCGACTACGATGCCTGGATGAAGAAGCTGGGCGTCTCCCAGCAGTTCTTTGTCGTCCCCGAAGCCCACACCCCCACGGCGTTCATGTTCACGGACGAAGCCGGGGCCCAGATGACGTTCTTTGAATGGGGCGCTTCGAAGGCATTTGCAACGGCCGAGCCCCCGGCCCTTCCCTTTGTCCACATGGCAACGGCAGACCCGGAGTTCAACTGCCGGGTTGCGGAGAAGAGCGAGTTTGCCTCGTTCGACCCGGGCCAGGATGTCTTCTGGTACACAAAAGAGCAGCTCGAGACCCTCCTCGACAACATTGACATCCTCTTTGCCAACCAGCACGAGATCGAGCACATGTGCCGGACGCTTGGCACATCCCGCGATTCGATTGTGTCGAGAGTGAAGATGGCGATCTTCACGATGAGCGGGGACGGGAGCACCCTGTATACCGGAGGAAAAGAGCATTTCATTCCGGTTGTCCCGGTAATGCTTGCCGACCCGACAGGAGCCGGCGACTCGTACCGTGCGGGCTTTCTCACGGCTTATGTCAACGGCTACTCCCCGCTCACCAGCTGCAAGATCGGGACCGTGACTGCATCGTTCGTGGTCGAACATGTCGGATGCCAGACCCACTTGCCGACCTGGGAGCAGATGACCGGGCGGTACCGCCAGCATTTTGGCGAGCTGGCAAGACCTTAG